A single window of Dermacentor albipictus isolate Rhodes 1998 colony chromosome 1, USDA_Dalb.pri_finalv2, whole genome shotgun sequence DNA harbors:
- the LOC135917107 gene encoding uncharacterized protein isoform X3: MEQLLKLPEPLLLCGNIAKNWELFQQKFELFLEATESPKEPRTTAAKTALLLSTAGDDALETCYQGLQGQRLRTTPTTRKMWRSTRLQSCQPWYDFSHVTSSPEFPRSNGLAEKGVQIVKRNLKKTEETKQDFWLGLLNYRSTPLEDGRSLGELLQGRRLRTLLPDFRQQPSVPVFKRAQADTRGRTLPPLNTGDVARVKEKTWNRRAQVTEAVAPRSYRVVTGDNRVLRRNRQHLLPTGELFQQEALECDDRESERACEALQPTAPAATGDSPVSSENIPQAPPPVTTTGPTVSSTAPQALTMRRSTRDRRPPQRLRYDRNFNQVLGIYSPQEGRCIGNDARAMPGAAIHRARLD, encoded by the exons ATGGAGCAACTGCTGAAGCTTCCTGAACCACTACTGCTGTGTGGGAATATCGCCAAGAACTGGGAATTGTTCCAGCAGAAATTCGAGCTTTTTCTGGAAGCAACGGAATCGCCAAAAGAGCCCCGAACCACGGCAGCCAAAACAGCACTGCTGCTCAGCACTGCCGGAGACGACGCATTGGAG ACATGCTATCAAGGGCTCCAGGGACAGCGACTAAGGACTACTCCGACGACACGGAAGATGTGGAGGTCCACGCGGTTGCAGTCCTGTCAACCTTG GTACGACTTCAGCCACGTCACGTCGAGCCCCGAGTTCCCGCGATCGAATGGACTCGCTGAGAAGGGGGTTCAGATTGTGAAAAGAAACCTAAAGAAAACggaagaaacaaaacaagactTCTGGCTCGGGTTGCTCAACTACAGATCCACTCCGCTCGAAGATGGCCGCTCCCTTGGTGAACTCTTGCAGGGCAGGAGGCTTCGTACTCTACTCCCGGACTTCAGGCAGCAGCCAAGCGTACCAGTATTCAAGCGAGCCCAGGCAGACACTCGGGGGAGAACGTTACCACCTCTCAATACCGGCGATGTCGCGAGAGTAAAGGAAAAGACATGGAATCGCCGAGCTCAAGTTACCGAAGCAGTTGCACCGAGGTCTTATCGAGTAGTTACCGGGGACAACAGAGTGCTACGTCGCAACCGACAGCATCTGCTTCCAACTGGTGAGCTGTTCCAGCAAGAAGCCCTCGAATGTGACGACCGGGAGAGCGAACGAGCGTGTGAAGCACTGCAACCCACGGCACCTGCTGCAACTGGAGACTCGCCTGTGAGCTCCGAGAACATTCCGCAGGCGCCGCCGCCCGTGACTACGACTGGACCGACTGTGAGCTCAACGGCTCCGCAGGCTCTTACAATGCGCCGATCTACCAGAGATAGGAGACCACCGCAGCGCCTGCGGTACGACCGCAATTTCAACCAAGTACTTGGCATCTATTCTCCACAGGAGGGAAGATGTATCGGGAATGACGCACGTGCCATGCCTGGTGCGGCGATTCATCGTGCTCGCCTAGATTAG
- the LOC135917107 gene encoding uncharacterized protein isoform X2 — protein MARLPVTVNGRSKDVNFYVVKKGNQAILGLLACESLGLVSRAVDAVKEGSTTAGGSEGVLTEFRQLFQGTGCVSRQYKMVLRNDAMPVVQPARRVPLALREPLREELERMQRSGIIERVQKPTDWTCYQGLQGQRLRTTPTTRKMWRSTRLQSCQPWYDFSHVTSSPEFPRSNGLAEKGVQIVKRNLKKTEETKQDFWLGLLNYRSTPLEDGRSLGELLQGRRLRTLLPDFRQQPSVPVFKRAQADTRGRTLPPLNTGDVARVKEKTWNRRAQVTEAVAPRSYRVVTGDNRVLRRNRQHLLPTGELFQQEALECDDRESERACEALQPTAPAATGDSPVSSENIPQAPPPVTTTGPTVSSTAPQALTMRRSTRDRRPPQRLRYDRNFNQVLGIYSPQEGRCIGNDARAMPGAAIHRARLD, from the exons ATGGCAAGGCTACCCGTGACCGTGAACGGCCGGTCGAAGGACGTCAACTTCTATGTCGTCAAAAAGGGCAACCAAGCTATACTGGGACTACTAGCATGCGAGTCGCTTGGTCTGGTGTCACGTGCAGTGGATGCTGTAAAAGAAGGAAGCACCACAGCGGGCGGCAGTGAGGGCGTTCTAACCGAATTCCGCCAGCTTTTTCAAGGAACAGGCTGCGTGAGTCGCCAGTATAAAATGGTCCTACGCAACGATGCGATGCCAGTTGTCCAGCCAGCTCGGCGGGTGCCCTTGGCACTGAGGGAACCTCTGAGGGAGGAGCTGGAGCGCATGCAGCGAAGTGGCATCATTGAGAGGGTCCAGAAACCGACAGACTGG ACATGCTATCAAGGGCTCCAGGGACAGCGACTAAGGACTACTCCGACGACACGGAAGATGTGGAGGTCCACGCGGTTGCAGTCCTGTCAACCTTG GTACGACTTCAGCCACGTCACGTCGAGCCCCGAGTTCCCGCGATCGAATGGACTCGCTGAGAAGGGGGTTCAGATTGTGAAAAGAAACCTAAAGAAAACggaagaaacaaaacaagactTCTGGCTCGGGTTGCTCAACTACAGATCCACTCCGCTCGAAGATGGCCGCTCCCTTGGTGAACTCTTGCAGGGCAGGAGGCTTCGTACTCTACTCCCGGACTTCAGGCAGCAGCCAAGCGTACCAGTATTCAAGCGAGCCCAGGCAGACACTCGGGGGAGAACGTTACCACCTCTCAATACCGGCGATGTCGCGAGAGTAAAGGAAAAGACATGGAATCGCCGAGCTCAAGTTACCGAAGCAGTTGCACCGAGGTCTTATCGAGTAGTTACCGGGGACAACAGAGTGCTACGTCGCAACCGACAGCATCTGCTTCCAACTGGTGAGCTGTTCCAGCAAGAAGCCCTCGAATGTGACGACCGGGAGAGCGAACGAGCGTGTGAAGCACTGCAACCCACGGCACCTGCTGCAACTGGAGACTCGCCTGTGAGCTCCGAGAACATTCCGCAGGCGCCGCCGCCCGTGACTACGACTGGACCGACTGTGAGCTCAACGGCTCCGCAGGCTCTTACAATGCGCCGATCTACCAGAGATAGGAGACCACCGCAGCGCCTGCGGTACGACCGCAATTTCAACCAAGTACTTGGCATCTATTCTCCACAGGAGGGAAGATGTATCGGGAATGACGCACGTGCCATGCCTGGTGCGGCGATTCATCGTGCTCGCCTAGATTAG
- the LOC135917107 gene encoding uncharacterized protein isoform X1: MLSRAPGTATKDYSDDTEDVEVHAVAVLSTLVSARTLARLAKATANDQDLQSVMRYINGHGDIVGIMKPFASELSLIKGIVFKGSKVVVSKSMRKEVLERIHEGHMGLNKCQARARGLVFWPGLNFDIKNLLQSCEICRKYTYKQQSEPFMIRPAPAHAWYRVGVDIFQYGGSSYLSVFDVHSNFPEVEKLTRTTSSAVIEKLSAIFSRYGIPMEVHTDYGPQFSSYEFALVASRYDFSHVTSSPEFPRSNGLAEKGVQIVKRNLKKTEETKQDFWLGLLNYRSTPLEDGRSLGELLQGRRLRTLLPDFRQQPSVPVFKRAQADTRGRTLPPLNTGDVARVKEKTWNRRAQVTEAVAPRSYRVVTGDNRVLRRNRQHLLPTGELFQQEALECDDRESERACEALQPTAPAATGDSPVSSENIPQAPPPVTTTGPTVSSTAPQALTMRRSTRDRRPPQRLRYDRNFNQVLGIYSPQEGRCIGNDARAMPGAAIHRARLD; encoded by the coding sequence ATGCTATCAAGGGCTCCAGGGACAGCGACTAAGGACTACTCCGACGACACGGAAGATGTGGAGGTCCACGCGGTTGCAGTCCTGTCAACCTTGGTAAGCGCTAGAACACTGGCCCGTCTAGCCAAAGCAACGGCGAATGATCAGGACTTGCAGTCAGTGATGCGCTACATTAATGGCCATGGTGACATTGTGGGAATAATGAAGCCATTCGCGTCCGAGCTCTCATTGATAAAAGGAATTGTATTTAAAGGCAGCAAAGTTGTAGTCTCGAAGTCAATGCGAAAGGAAGTTCTCGAACGTATTCATGAGGGACACATGGGCTTGAACAAGTGCCAAGCAAGAGCCAGGGGCCTAGTGTTCTGGCCGGGGCTGAACTTTGATATCAAAAACCTGTTGCAGAGTTGTGAAATTTGCCGCAAATATACGTACAAACAGCAAAGTGAGCCTTTTATGATCAGACCTGCACCGGCCCATGCATGGTACCGCGTGGGCGTTGACATTTTTCAGTACGGAGGCAGCTCGTACTTGTCGGTTTTTGATGTCCATTCGAACTTCCCGGAAGTGGAGAAGCTGACTCGTACAACATCCAGTGCCGTAATTGAGAAGTTGAGCGCCATCTTTTCAAGATACGGCATTCCAATGGAAGTCCACACGGACTATGGGCCGCAATTTTCGTCTTATGAATTTGCTCTCGTTGCATCCAGGTACGACTTCAGCCACGTCACGTCGAGCCCCGAGTTCCCGCGATCGAATGGACTCGCTGAGAAGGGGGTTCAGATTGTGAAAAGAAACCTAAAGAAAACggaagaaacaaaacaagactTCTGGCTCGGGTTGCTCAACTACAGATCCACTCCGCTCGAAGATGGCCGCTCCCTTGGTGAACTCTTGCAGGGCAGGAGGCTTCGTACTCTACTCCCGGACTTCAGGCAGCAGCCAAGCGTACCAGTATTCAAGCGAGCCCAGGCAGACACTCGGGGGAGAACGTTACCACCTCTCAATACCGGCGATGTCGCGAGAGTAAAGGAAAAGACATGGAATCGCCGAGCTCAAGTTACCGAAGCAGTTGCACCGAGGTCTTATCGAGTAGTTACCGGGGACAACAGAGTGCTACGTCGCAACCGACAGCATCTGCTTCCAACTGGTGAGCTGTTCCAGCAAGAAGCCCTCGAATGTGACGACCGGGAGAGCGAACGAGCGTGTGAAGCACTGCAACCCACGGCACCTGCTGCAACTGGAGACTCGCCTGTGAGCTCCGAGAACATTCCGCAGGCGCCGCCGCCCGTGACTACGACTGGACCGACTGTGAGCTCAACGGCTCCGCAGGCTCTTACAATGCGCCGATCTACCAGAGATAGGAGACCACCGCAGCGCCTGCGGTACGACCGCAATTTCAACCAAGTACTTGGCATCTATTCTCCACAGGAGGGAAGATGTATCGGGAATGACGCACGTGCCATGCCTGGTGCGGCGATTCATCGTGCTCGCCTAGATTAG